DNA sequence from the bacterium genome:
GGAAACTCCCTCTGGAATGCAGACAGTGAGCGCGCCTTGGCCATCGGTATGTGTCCCAACGACCGGGCGAGCCGGTCGCGCAAACACTACATCTAGCGCCACCTGAGTCAACGGGATAAGCCGCATCGCGAAGGAGACGCTGGGCGTCCGCCTTGGGTCACAAGCCGAAGTCAGAGATGACCCTTTGCAACGTCCGTCATTTTCGCAAAACCGCAAGCCGTCACGGGTGTCGCCCGGGATCGGCACGGCTTTGCCCCTTGCCCCGGTGCCGGGGTCCGGAACCGCCGGTCGGCGCAAACATGCCCCCCGAAGAAATCGGGGCGCCGTCCCGGAATTCCGCGAATTCCCGGCCCGACACTTTGACGTCTAACTATCCGGGACTTATGATCCCGGCCTGCAGATAAAGGGAGTGCGATGCATGGGCGAAACACCGGATAATGTCGGCGGCGTCGAGGTCGAGGTAAAGGAGGCCGATGCCGGCCCCGGCCACAATCAGCCCAAAGAAGTCGTCTGGGAGCGCTGGCAGAAGAAGCGCACGTTCGTGCGCGCGCTGGAGGGCACCTACGGCGAGCTGCAGCAGGGGCTGATGGAACAGCCGCGCATCTACAAATCCACCGACTGGCAGTGGAAGGGCGGCCCGCAGTTCTTCGACAAGCCGATCATCAATCCGCAGCGCACCGACATCGCCCAGTCGATCGAGACCCACCTGACGGTGATCGCGCCGGGCGGCACCGGCCAGCGCCACGGCCACATGAACTCGG
Encoded proteins:
- a CDS encoding cupin domain-containing protein translates to MGETPDNVGGVEVEVKEADAGPGHNQPKEVVWERWQKKRTFVRALEGTYGELQQGLMEQPRIYKSTDWQWKGGPQFFDKPIINPQRTDIAQSIETHLTVIAPGGTGQRHGHMNSALFYIISGRGYDIHDGKRHDYEAGDIVIVENGCVHQHFNASDTEDLVCLVMKAKPLFLFMHMLFQKVAAYPPKEAAPGWEHWEPPTDL